The genomic region CGCGGATGCCGTACGGGTCGGGGGCGGGGACGTGCGGCGCGGCCGCACCCGGCGCCTGCGCGGCCCGAGCGTGGGGGACGTGGCCGTACGGGACCTGGCCGCCCGGGGACTGCGCGTACGGGTCTGCGCCACCCGGGCCCTGCGGGTACGGGTCCGCGTCGTACGGAGCCTGCGCGTACGGGTCCCCGCCGTACGGGGCGTCCGCGTACGGGTCGAGGGGGCGGGCGAACTGCCCGGTCGGCTCCTCCGGCCATCCCGGGTCCCCGCCCCCGGCGTCGGCCGCCTCGTCCGGCGGCAGCTCCGCGAGGTGCTCCAGCAGCACCTCGCCCTGCCCGTGGATGTTGCCGATGGCGACGAGCGAGCTGCTGGGGCCGAGGTGCCCCAGCAGCTCCCGCATGAACTCCTCGCCGTCGCGGTGGTCGCCGCCCAGGTCGACGGCGCGGTCACGCCACTCGGCCGGGATCGCGTCGATGGCGCTCTTGGCCGGGTGGCCGATCACGAAGACCTTGTCCGGCCGCAGTTCGGGGATGATCGCGCCCATCTGGCCGTTGCGCTCGACCCGGTCGGGCCGGCAGTTGATCACCACGCTCAGGGGACGCTCCACCGCACCCAGGTCCAGCAGCTGGTTGATGTTCATCAGCGTCGACTCGGGGTCGTTCGCCGCGAAGACGTTGGCGAACCGCAGCCGCTTCCCGCCGGGGGCCAGGTACCGCTCGACCGAGAGCACACCCGGGTCCGGCGGGGCCTCGTACATCCCCCGCAGGGCGGTGTCCCGGTCGACGCCGAGGAGCTCGGCGACGGTGAGCGCGATGGCGACGTTCTCCTTGAAGGTGAACCAGCTGAAACCGCGCAGTTCGTCGTCGCTGACCGTGTCGGGGTCGGCGTACAGCAGTTGGCAGTCGCGGGCGTCGGCCTCCTCCTGGAGGACGTCGAAACGTTCCTTCTCGGCGGTGACGCAGATCCCGCCGTACGGCATCGAGCGGGACAGGGAGCGCGCGATGTCGTCGAGGGTCGGGCCCATCTCGGCGACGTGGTCCTCGCGGACGTTGCACAGGACGCCGATGGTCGACTGGATCAGCTTGGACTGGTTGATCTCCTGGAGCGCCGGCATGACCGCCATGCACTCCATGACGAGCGCGTCCGGACGGTAGGCGGCGGCCCGCCGCACGATGCCGATCTGCTCCACGACGTTGGCGATGCCGAACTTGCGGTAGACGGGCTCCTCGGTGGCGTCCGGGTGGATGAACCTAGCCGCCGTGCCGGTGGTCTTGGCGACCGTGGTCAGACCGCCGCCGCGCAGCGCCCCCGCGCACAGCCGGGTGATGGAGCTCTTGCCGCGGATGCCGTTGACCAGCACCCGGTTCGGTATCCGGTGCAGGCTGGCGAAGTGCCGCCGCTGCTCCACGATGCCCGCGACGAGCATGATCGCGCAGCAGACGAGCAGTACGCAGTAGAGGAAGAGCACGGGGATCAGTTCCTTCCGGCCGGTGCGGACGCGCGCCCGCCGGCCTGCTTGCGCTGCTGCTGGAGCTGCTGGCGGATGATCTCCAGGCTGCGCGTCACGGCACCCACCTCGTCGTGGTGGCGCGGGTAGAGCACCGTGCGCCGGTCGCCGTCGGCGAGGGCCTCGGCGCGCCGGGCGAGTTCGCGCAGCGGCGCCACCACGATGATCTGGAGCCAGCCCAGGCAGGCCGCGCCGACCGCGAAGCCGAGCAGGCCGGCGAGGACGGTGCGGTTCTGCAGGCTGTACTCGTGGATCGCGAGGCCCTTGGCGGACTGCCAGCTGACCACGGTCCAGTCCAGGGGCTTGGCGGCGCCGCCTCCCACGAACGGGGCGGCGGCCGCGATGACGTGGTCGCCGCCGCTGCGGTAGAGGATGCTGCCGGGCCGCGGGGACATGCCGACCTTGAGGGCGGAGCCCTCGACGAGGGCGTCGAGCCGCTCGTCGTCGAGCTTCTGGAAGGCGCGGTAGCCGCTGTTGGAGGCGATGATCCGGTGCTGGGAGTCGACCACCCGGATCTCTCCCAGACCCGGCCGCTTGAGCAGCGAGTTGACGAAGTCGATGCGGAACTCGCCGACGACCGCCGTGCCGCCTTGGCCGGGTATCGGGGCGGTGGCGACGACGACCGGCTCCTTGCCGCCGTCGTGGACGGCGATCGGCTCCTTGCGGGGCCCCTTGCCGTCGGCGGCCTGCGGTGTGCCGCCCGTCCGGGCGAGGACGCTGCCGGCGCCGTCCATCACGTAAAGGGACGCGTAGCGCAGGTGTTCGCGAGCGGTGTGTTCCAGGACGCTGGTCATGTGCTGCGGGCTCGTGTCCTCGCCCATCAGCGAGGCGACGGACAGCAGGTCGGCCTGGCCCTCGTTGAGGGCGCGCCGGATCCGGTCGTTGAGGGTGTCGGTGCGCTCCCGCTGGTCGCTGACGAGCTGCTGCGGTACGACGACGTCCTCGCCGGCCCGGTTGACCAGCAGGCCCAGCGGCACGCACCAGGCCAGGAGCAGGACCCCGCACAGGGCGAGGAGCACGCGGGCGCCCGTGCGGCGCTTCCGCCTGCCGCGGGGGACGTGCGCCGGGTCCGCGTCGCTGCGCAGCTGGCCGCGCAAGCGCTCCAGGGCGGTCCCGATCCGGGCCGCCTCGGCCCCGCGGGGGAGGGACACCGGGCGGGTCAGGTCGCCGCGGGTCAGCCGTCGGCTCTCCAGGAACAAGGTGATCAGCGGGCGCTGCACGGTGCCGACGAGCAGGGCGACGACCAGGGCGCCGACCAGCAGCAGGGCGCCGGCCAGGACCAGCCCGGCGAAGGCGTCGGACGTGCGCGCGGGGTTCTGCGCGACGTTGACCATGGCGACGACCGTCAGCTCCAGGCTGGTGGCGGTGGTGCCGACGCCCGGTTCGGGGCCGGCGAGGCGCGCGTAGCCCGCGGCGGCGCGTTCACCGCCCCATTCGCCTCCCATCAGGCTGCCGCTGACCCCGAGGAAGCCGCCGGAGCCGGGCTCCTTCACGGTCAGGGGGTTGGCCTTGGTCCGTTTGGCCGCGGTCTTGGCGAAGGAGGCGAGCTGCTTGGTGTCGCGTTTGACGTCGGCGCGCTGGAGGTCGGTGAGGACCATTTCGGGCTCGGGGATGCCGTCGTTGCTGAGCACCGTGCCGTCGGGTCCGACGACGGCGATGGACCGGAAGTTGCCGAGGCTGATGCCGGGGAAGCGCAGGCTGCTGGAGGCGACCAGCAACTGCTGGGGCTGGTCCTTCCAGGACAGCAGGGAGAGGGTGAGCAGCCGGGTCTCGCCGTTGGCCAGCTTGACCATGCGGGGGGCCAGGCCGCCTTCGCCGGAGAGCCGGGTGCGGTCGATCGCGGTCAGGGGGAGGTTCTCGCCGCGGGCGGCCAGCAGCCGGCCCGAGCCGATCTCGACGACCGCGGCGCCGCGCCACTTCTGGTAGACGCTGCCGATCTTGTCGAGCACGGCGTCGGGGGCGACGGGCTTCCCGGTGGAGAGCAGGGCCGCGGCCCGGTCGAGGTCGGTGACGCTCTCGTCCAGCGAGGCGCGCAGGGCGATCGCGCCGTCCTCGGCGAAGTGCTGCTGGGAGGTGAGCACGGCCGCGGGCAGCCGGTCCTCGCGGACGCTGCCCAGGCTCAGCGCGGTGAACCCCGCCAGGGCGAGCAGCAGCACCGACAGCACGGTGATCGGCGGTCTGATGCCGCCGAGCAGTGACATGTCGGCCCTGCGGCCGGCCTTGCGCCGCCGCTTGTTGCGGGATGCGGCCACGGAGCGGGGTCCTTCCTGGGCTGGGCGGGAGAGCGGGAGGTCGTACGTACGGGGGCCGGCGTGCGGGGTGGGGTCACCCGGGCAGTCCCCGAAGGGGTCGCAGTCCGTCCTTGCCGGCGCCGCGGTTGAGCATGGTGCCCTGGGTGCGCTCGAAGGCCAGGCGGTAGCGGGCGCGCTGCTCCGGCAGGAGGCTCTTGTCGTTCTGGAGGGCCTCCACGACATCGACCAGGCGGTGGTCGCGTACCGGCTGGGTGTTCGTGCCGGGCAGGTCCGCCCCCGGGGTGCTCTCGGGGTCCGGCGGGATGTCGGTGAAGGTGGGCACGAAGCGGGCCTGGACGTCCCACTTGCCGTTCTTCTCGCTGAACTCGAACCAGCCGATGGCGCCCTCCTCGGTCAGACCGCTGGGCACGTCGTGGCGGGCGAGCTGGTTGCCGAGGCCGTAGGCGACCCACGTGCCGTCGACCTTCTCCATCGGCTGCACGACGTGGGCGTGGTGGCCGATGACCAGGTTGATCCCGGTCTCCTTGGCGATCCGGCGGGCCAGTTCCAGCTGCGGGTTGCTCGGGTTCGGCTGGTGCTCGCGGCCCCAGTGGATGGAGAGGATCACCACCTCGGCGCCGGCGGCGCGGGCCTTCTTCTCGGCGGCGGCGATGGCCTTGAAGCTGATGAGGTTGGCCAGCCAGGGCTTGTCCTTGGGGACCTCGCGCCCGTTGAAGCCGAAGGCGAAGGAGATCTGGGCGACCTTGACGCCCTTGACGTCCAGGATCAGGGGTTTGTCGCTCTCCTCCTCGGTCCGGGCGGATCCGGTGTGCTTGAGGCCCTCCCGGTCCAGGGTGTCCAGGGTGCGGAAGACGCCCTCCGGGCCGTGGTCGAGGGTGTGGTTCGAGGCCGTCGAGCAGGTGTCGTACCCGACGTTCTTGATCGTCTTGGCGATCTGCGGCGGGACGAGGAAGTCGGGGTAGGTCTGGAAGGGGCCGTTCGGCTGGCCCAGGACCGGCTCCATGTGGCAGATGCCGAGATCGGCCTTGCTGATGACCGGCTTGACCCCCGCCATGATCCGGTCGAAGTCGTACCCCGTGTGCCCGGCCGCCTTGGCGTCCCGGGCGGCCTGGTCGGTCAGCTGGGGGTGGATGAGGATGTCGCCCGCGGCGGCGACGGTGAAGGACCGGCCCGTGCTCCTGGCGCCCGCGCCCGCCGCATCGCCCGCGGCCGGCCCCGGCTTCTCCTGCGCTCCGCCGAGGAGGCCGCACCCCGCGAGCGAGAGGCTCAGCGGGAGGATGAAGAGCGCGGCGCGGCTGAGGGTGGAGCCCGGGCGGGCAGGGGCGATTTTCACTCAGCTATTTTCAGCCAGTGAAGACTGTGAAGTTCACAAAGGACATAACGATTGGTGCGATCGTCTGCGGCGTGATCATGGCGCTGGTGGCCTACGCCACTTTCGATTCCGCCAATTCGGTCGAAAAGGGAACCGCGCCCGCTGCGCCGCCTGTGGCGGAGGACATAGACCTGCTCGGCCGGGTCACCCGATTCTCCGCGGAATTCGGCACGACGGGCGGCTATCGCGCGCCCACGCAGGCCGAGAAGGCGATCATTGTCGAGGGTGTTTCCGCCCTTTTCGAGGGGAATGTAGATACGGCGCGCTCCCGGCTGGCCGAGGTGGACTACAAGCTCGACACCTTCACCGACACGGCCGGCGGACGCCGCTTCGCGGAGGTCTCCGACGGGGCGGGCCGGTCGGGTTCGGCCACCCGGGGCTGGGGCCGTGTCTACGTCGACCTCGACGGGCCCCCGCGCTGGTCGGTCCAGGTCCCGCACCCCGTCGCCGACCAGGGCACCGAGCGGCTCGGGGTCAGGGTGCTGCGCGGCGCCCCCGGCGGGGTCATGGTCATGGCGGGGGCCCACCGTACGGCGGGGACCGGCGCGGGCTCCGGGGCGGGCGCAACCGGTGACGAGGCGGACGACGGGGGCGAGGGGGGCGAGGGGGCGCCGGCCGACATGGCGCACCGCACCGACTCGGTCTTCCACGCCGTGATCGCGGAACTCGCCCGGCGCGGCCTGCCGGGCATCCAGCTGCACGGTTTCGCCGACAGCTCCGTCCCCGGCACCGACTCGGTCGTCTCCACCGGCGCGGGGAGCCGGGCGGTCGACGACGCCGAGCAGCTCGCCGAGAAGCTGGACGGGCAGGGCTTCGACGTGTGCCGGGCGTGGTCCGCCACCTGCAAGCTGTCGGGCCGGACCAACGAGCAGGGCCGGCTCGCCGCCGAGCACGGGACCCGCTTCCTGCACGTGGAACTGAGCAGGACCACCCGCTCCGGCTCCCGTCGGCTGGACAAGGCCGCCGAGGCGATCGCGTACGTCACCACGGGCTGGTCGCGGGGCGCCCCGTAGGAGACGGCGAAGGGGCCGGCACCCCGCGTGCGGGATGCCGGCCCTTCGGCCGCCTGGGTGTGACTACTGCCGGACCTCGTCGTGGCCCGTGTGCAGGCCACCGCCGCTGCCGCCGCCGGGCGTCGGTGCGGAGACGACCGGCTTCGAGAGCGGGGCCAGGTCGAAGGCGTAGTGGCCGACCGCGTCCGCGATGACGTCGACGTTGATGTCGAGCGCCTTCTGGTCGATGTTCGTGATGTCGTCACCCTTGGCGTGGTAGTTCACGTCGTAGGCGACGCCGGCCTGCCCGCCGAACTTCGCGGCTTCCTCCGGCGTCTTGATGCCCTCGGCGCCCGTGAACGTACCGCCCGACGGGATGCCGACCTCGATGAACGGGCCGTAGTCCGAGCGGCCGGAGAAGTCCGTGCCGGCGTGCGGGATCTTCTTGGAGTCGAGGAAGTCGTTGATCCCCTTCTCCAGCTGGGCGGAGCCCTCCGGGCCGGGGCCCGCGCCCACCCCGTCCGAGTCGTCGCCGTCGTACACGAAGTACGCGGAGTTCGGCGAGGCGATCATGTCGAAGTTCAGGTAGAGCTTGATCTGCTTCTTCTGCGCGTCCGTCAGTCCCGCGACGTACGCCTCGGAGCCGAGCAGGCCGTACTCCTCCGCCGACCACCAGGCGAACTTGACCTTGTTCTTGATCTTCGTCTGGCTGCTCGCGAGGCGCTGCGCGACCTGGAGGATGCCGGCCGAACCGGAGCCGTTGTCGTTGATGCCCGGGCCCGCCGCGACCGAGTCGAGGTGCGCTCCGAGGAAGACGGTGTTGTCCGCGTCCCCTCCGCGGGTCTCCGCGACGACGTTGTACGTCTTGCGGTTCTCGCGGAACTGGCGGATGTCGAGGGTGACCTCGACCGGGCCGGCCGCGGCGTCGGCGGCGAGCTTCTCGCCGTCCGCCTGGGTGATGCCGCCGGTCGGGACCTTGCCCGCGTTCGCGTCGCCGAGGGTGCCGTTCAGGGCGCCCGCGGTGTTGTTGTAGATGACCGCGCCGACCGCGCCGGCCGCCGCCGCGTTGGCCTGCTTGGTGGCGAAGGTGCAGCCGCCGCGCTTGACCAGGGCGATCTTGCCGGTGAAGGCGCCGGCGGCGAAGTCGCCGGGCTCGCAGCCGTTCGTACCGTCCGCGTCGACCGGCGCGACGGCGACCTGGGCGGTCACGCCCCCTTCGGGGGTGCTCGCCGTGTACGTCATCAGGTGGATCGGGACGTCGTGCGCGTTCGAGCCGTTCACCGTCATCTTCTCGGCGACGGTCTCGACGTAGACGAAGTCGAACTCGTTCCTCGTGACCTGGTAGCCGGCCGCCTTCATCACGGCCTCGACGTACTTGGCGGACTGCTCGTGGCCTTTGGAACCGGCCACGCGCGTGCCGTTGTTGTAGTCGGCGATCGACTGGAAGACCTTCAGGTGGTTGTAGGCGCCCTTGCCGGTCGCGTCCTTGACCAGCTTCCTGGCCAGCGCGTCACCACGCGCGGCGTCGCTCTGCGGGCTTCCGGTGGCACCGGCGGGCCCGGCGAGGAGCAGCGGGGAGACGAGGGCCGCGGCTGCCAGGGCGGCGGTTGCTGCGGCTATACGGCGAGAGGGCATGTAGGTCCTTTCACGGCAAAGTGCGAGCAGGCGGAACGGTGGACGCACGTTAAGCAGCGAGGAGCCACTCTGGCCAGAGTTTTAACTGATTCCGGTTCAGCAATTCCGCATATCGGCGAGCTTGCGTCTAACGGAGGATGCCCTCGATGAAGTCCGAACCGATGCGGGCGACCGCGGGCAGATCCAACTGATGCTGGGCATAACGCCCTTGACGCCGTGTATGGATCAGGCCGGCCTTTTTCAGTACGGCCAGATGCCGTGACACCTCTGGCGCGGTGATCCCGTACACGGTCGCCAGCTCGCTCGTCGTGTACGGGGCCCTGGCCAGACTCCGGCACAGCATCATCCGCATGGGATGGGCCAGCGCCTCCATCCGCCGCTGGAGCAGCTCCACCGATCCGGGCGAGGCCGCCAGTTCGGGGGTGCCGAGGGGATAGTGGACCACCGGCCGCCAGCCCGGCGCGTGCAGCACCAGCAGGTGCGGCCAGCCGAAGTTGGTCGGTATGAAGACCAGGCCGGGGCCCACGCGGGGGTCTGTGGCGGTGGTCGAGCCGTCGACCATCTTGTCGGCGGTGATGGTGGTGCGGGCCTCGTCGACGCCGAGCGCGCCCGAGACCTCCTTCAGCGCGGCCGGCAGCCCCTTGCGGCGCAGCAGCTCGGTCTTGTGCCGGGCGTCGGCGCTCTGCCCGGGCTCGACGCGCTTCCAGGTCTCGGCGAAGAACGCCTCGTCGCAGTCCTCCAGGAGCCGCCGCATCCACACCCGGACGGCAGCGGTGTCGTCCAGCAGGCGCAGCGAGAAGTTCAGCTGGCGGGGGCCGCGGGCGGCGGCCGTCTCCAGCGCCCTGGCCCGCGCCCCCGGGTCCGTGAGCGGGGAGGGCCAGCCACCCTCGTTGTACAGGGCCAGCCAGCAGTGCTCCAGGGCGGCCATCACGAACCGCTCGTCGTCCAGCCGGTCGAGTACGTCGAGCTCCTCGGCCAGCGTCGCGGCGGGCAGCCCGGTCCCGCCGGGGATTCCGGCGAAGGGCATGAAGATGTCGGCGAAGGAGCTCCGCCACATGAAGTCGCCCTCCAGCAGCCGGTCCGCGAGGCACGGGTCGAGGGCGGCGGCGGTGGCGGTGGTCCAGGAACTGAGCGCGGGGTGGTGGGCGGGCTGGGAGAGCGCGTGCAGGGCCATGCAGAGCTCCGCGAGCGGCGAGGGGGAGAAGGAGATCCGCTCGGCGGGGAGCCCGGCGATGTCGATGGTGACGCTCATCCGCCCATTCTGGGGGGTGCACCCCGGCAGCCCCGGGGTGAGGGTGGACATATGACCGCAATCGAGCAATACCTCATCGACACCTACCGGGCGTCCCAGCACGGCGACCCGATGCCCCCGCCGCCGGGGCGGGACGATCTCGCCGTGGCCCGCGGGGCCCGGTCGTACGAGCAGTTCCGGGCGGTACTGGACGGACGCCCGGGCAATCACCCCTGGTGGGCGGCCCTGCGCAGGCTCACGGCCCGAACGTGATCTCGTACGCGACCTCCGCGCGCCGGTCCGCGACCATGATGTCGGCCGTCTCCACCGGGCGGCCGTCCGCCGCGTAGTGCGTCCGCTCGATCTCGGTGATCAGGTCGCCGACGCTGATGCCGAGCAGATCGGCA from Streptomyces sp. NBC_00190 harbors:
- a CDS encoding HAMP domain-containing protein, encoding MSLLGGIRPPITVLSVLLLALAGFTALSLGSVREDRLPAAVLTSQQHFAEDGAIALRASLDESVTDLDRAAALLSTGKPVAPDAVLDKIGSVYQKWRGAAVVEIGSGRLLAARGENLPLTAIDRTRLSGEGGLAPRMVKLANGETRLLTLSLLSWKDQPQQLLVASSSLRFPGISLGNFRSIAVVGPDGTVLSNDGIPEPEMVLTDLQRADVKRDTKQLASFAKTAAKRTKANPLTVKEPGSGGFLGVSGSLMGGEWGGERAAAGYARLAGPEPGVGTTATSLELTVVAMVNVAQNPARTSDAFAGLVLAGALLLVGALVVALLVGTVQRPLITLFLESRRLTRGDLTRPVSLPRGAEAARIGTALERLRGQLRSDADPAHVPRGRRKRRTGARVLLALCGVLLLAWCVPLGLLVNRAGEDVVVPQQLVSDQRERTDTLNDRIRRALNEGQADLLSVASLMGEDTSPQHMTSVLEHTAREHLRYASLYVMDGAGSVLARTGGTPQAADGKGPRKEPIAVHDGGKEPVVVATAPIPGQGGTAVVGEFRIDFVNSLLKRPGLGEIRVVDSQHRIIASNSGYRAFQKLDDERLDALVEGSALKVGMSPRPGSILYRSGGDHVIAAAAPFVGGGAAKPLDWTVVSWQSAKGLAIHEYSLQNRTVLAGLLGFAVGAACLGWLQIIVVAPLRELARRAEALADGDRRTVLYPRHHDEVGAVTRSLEIIRQQLQQQRKQAGGRASAPAGRN
- a CDS encoding M28 family metallopeptidase, producing the protein MPSRRIAAATAALAAAALVSPLLLAGPAGATGSPQSDAARGDALARKLVKDATGKGAYNHLKVFQSIADYNNGTRVAGSKGHEQSAKYVEAVMKAAGYQVTRNEFDFVYVETVAEKMTVNGSNAHDVPIHLMTYTASTPEGGVTAQVAVAPVDADGTNGCEPGDFAAGAFTGKIALVKRGGCTFATKQANAAAAGAVGAVIYNNTAGALNGTLGDANAGKVPTGGITQADGEKLAADAAAGPVEVTLDIRQFRENRKTYNVVAETRGGDADNTVFLGAHLDSVAAGPGINDNGSGSAGILQVAQRLASSQTKIKNKVKFAWWSAEEYGLLGSEAYVAGLTDAQKKQIKLYLNFDMIASPNSAYFVYDGDDSDGVGAGPGPEGSAQLEKGINDFLDSKKIPHAGTDFSGRSDYGPFIEVGIPSGGTFTGAEGIKTPEEAAKFGGQAGVAYDVNYHAKGDDITNIDQKALDINVDVIADAVGHYAFDLAPLSKPVVSAPTPGGGSGGGLHTGHDEVRQ
- a CDS encoding DUF5937 family protein translates to MSVTIDIAGLPAERISFSPSPLAELCMALHALSQPAHHPALSSWTTATAAALDPCLADRLLEGDFMWRSSFADIFMPFAGIPGGTGLPAATLAEELDVLDRLDDERFVMAALEHCWLALYNEGGWPSPLTDPGARARALETAAARGPRQLNFSLRLLDDTAAVRVWMRRLLEDCDEAFFAETWKRVEPGQSADARHKTELLRRKGLPAALKEVSGALGVDEARTTITADKMVDGSTTATDPRVGPGLVFIPTNFGWPHLLVLHAPGWRPVVHYPLGTPELAASPGSVELLQRRMEALAHPMRMMLCRSLARAPYTTSELATVYGITAPEVSRHLAVLKKAGLIHTRRQGRYAQHQLDLPAVARIGSDFIEGILR
- the pgsB gene encoding poly-gamma-glutamate synthase PgsB, encoding MLFLYCVLLVCCAIMLVAGIVEQRRHFASLHRIPNRVLVNGIRGKSSITRLCAGALRGGGLTTVAKTTGTAARFIHPDATEEPVYRKFGIANVVEQIGIVRRAAAYRPDALVMECMAVMPALQEINQSKLIQSTIGVLCNVREDHVAEMGPTLDDIARSLSRSMPYGGICVTAEKERFDVLQEEADARDCQLLYADPDTVSDDELRGFSWFTFKENVAIALTVAELLGVDRDTALRGMYEAPPDPGVLSVERYLAPGGKRLRFANVFAANDPESTLMNINQLLDLGAVERPLSVVINCRPDRVERNGQMGAIIPELRPDKVFVIGHPAKSAIDAIPAEWRDRAVDLGGDHRDGEEFMRELLGHLGPSSSLVAIGNIHGQGEVLLEHLAELPPDEAADAGGGDPGWPEEPTGQFARPLDPYADAPYGGDPYAQAPYDADPYPQGPGGADPYAQSPGGQVPYGHVPHARAAQAPGAAAPHVPAPDPYGIRAATPVPAWPQQQQPQPQIHPDPPQGQWQKPGETR
- a CDS encoding CapA family protein, whose product is MSLSLAGCGLLGGAQEKPGPAAGDAAGAGARSTGRSFTVAAAGDILIHPQLTDQAARDAKAAGHTGYDFDRIMAGVKPVISKADLGICHMEPVLGQPNGPFQTYPDFLVPPQIAKTIKNVGYDTCSTASNHTLDHGPEGVFRTLDTLDREGLKHTGSARTEEESDKPLILDVKGVKVAQISFAFGFNGREVPKDKPWLANLISFKAIAAAEKKARAAGAEVVILSIHWGREHQPNPSNPQLELARRIAKETGINLVIGHHAHVVQPMEKVDGTWVAYGLGNQLARHDVPSGLTEEGAIGWFEFSEKNGKWDVQARFVPTFTDIPPDPESTPGADLPGTNTQPVRDHRLVDVVEALQNDKSLLPEQRARYRLAFERTQGTMLNRGAGKDGLRPLRGLPG